DNA from Garra rufa chromosome 5, GarRuf1.0, whole genome shotgun sequence:
aatttagttcaggagcattcatattgcttcaaGATGTTACTACAAttcaagtggagttaaactgtggcaaattcatttgaatgagaatgatttagaaaggcacacacctctcagaaaaggtctatcagctgaaaatgcatatcagagcaaaaaacaagtcctgaggacaagataactgcctgtagagctcagtgacagacttgcattaaggcaatgatctagggaagagttcagaaaaaaaatctgctgcattgaaggttcacagaagcatgtagcctccattatccattatagaagacgactggaacaactgaCTCTTGAAAATGTCTGCccgcccccatccaagctgacagagcttgagaggtgaaaaggtgaggcaaagaatggaacataattgccaaatgcagatgtgcaaaacttgtcacatcatacccaaaaagacttgaggctgtaaaggtgctacaactatgtactgagttaagggtatgaatacttatgcaatgtacttatttcagtgttttattttcaataaatttgtaaaatttgcaaatctgttttttgctttatcattattatggtgtatggagtgtaaactgatgtggggaaaaactaatttaaagcagtttaacataatgctgcaacaaaacaaaatgtgaaaaaaaaaatacacttttttcgTAAATGTATAAGATCAAATGTCAAATACCTTTAAAGGTTTCAAAAGTATTACATGTGTATGTGTACTTATCTTTGCTGAAATCACTTTAGTCTTATGAAATAGaggcttattaaaaaaaaagaatctttagaatttttgaataaatagatattaataaagtttttttgtgCTTGAAAATCTAGAGTACATTTGAGTGAACCAAAAGTATCAACCTCGGCACCATTTCTAATTTTTCAATTGGTAAAATAAAGGGTGTATTATATCTGTGACTCTTTTTGCAGGATACACCACTACACCAATAGGTGGCGACAAGTGACCgtctttttgtttaaattaaatcaaaagaTTGTTTTATTTGCATGCCATTTAAATGCAGCAAACTAAAAAGGAAGTGAAACTTGCAAGCATTtatggtaaaataaaaaataaaaatcatatgtTTTCTATTTACAAACATGCATGTGTGAAAGTATGGAATTAACGAAAAGTCACCAGCTTACTGATCACAAAGTTATTAAAGTAACATGAAATCCTCTACCCAGGACCCAGGACAAAACTTTGATGGGATTTTAAACATAATCTTTTGGAATCTTAAGTATGTGTTTATCAGAACTCTGATGAATAAGATCTacattctttttaaatattaatacaaattctTACCTGTCAAAAAGATGTAAAACGTTCACTTTGTGTATAAAAGGAAACCACAGAAACAGCCAGTTGAAGATACATGGTAAAAGAGGATGTGAGACTTGATCCCCTGTCAGCTTTTTCCGATTTTAAGACAATGGTGTCAGATAGCATTGGCCACATCAAGCTTTTATTCTGTAACATATGTTAAGTCATCAGGATTTTCACATCAACACACCAAGAGAGAGAAGTTATTCAGAACACAAATCGTCTTTTGCATCAGTGTAAACCAATGGTTACCAACCACGTTCCTGAAGGCCCTCTAACATTGCATGTTTTCCATGGCTCTTTAACccaacacacctgattcagatcatcagcttattagtatccgaaatcgcccccaataccctcaaatagggcactatttgaagGGACAGTCATTTTTattggtgttcgaaaccatagtggacgttctcgattgcactcattcaatcccacaatgcaccgcaaaactagtgtacaaccgatgtacattCAACGGCTAgaaatagacctttctcacaacttccgtattttgcaccggaaatacgcaattgctgtgtaaacctatttccgccccggtatgccggtaaccagttaaacaacaaagACGGCGCAAACATCGAGCAAGATTGTTTGTAACATCACGAACACGACTgttatattgctttaataaagttgtacatgtcctctataatatccatacataaccttataaccctagtcctcggtctaagtgcacacactagtaatttgttagcctgattgctctctaacgttagctacgttacttaccttgtaagttatggataaacgggaaaacgcttaacgtacgtaaaaaacgaccaggaaaccccaagtttctgtcaaaccttacttggaacaaacacagccataatgcactgtgagagtcgcgcgccgattgaattcccgcgtcttaccagaagatggcgcccgcagctgaatcatccattcgTTTATTTTACAACGTGGTCGTCCAAGCCGTAATACAGCGTACGAAACAAAATGTGCATAGCTTTATCAAAGAAAACGCTCAAATACGGTTGGAATAACTATACAAGGTACTTTTATCTGCCACATTGTTTCACACATCCACCTCTTGAAAACACATAAAACCACACTAAAACATCCACAATGTTTTTTGTTGAATTGGGTTAACAATTTACAGTCCTCTGAGACTGATATTCAAAATCTGTTTGTTCCTTTGCTCATTTAAGCATTTAACATAAATGCTTAAAATAAACTACTATACAAAAACGGAGAGTTTAAGGACCCATTGAACCCAAGCTTGTGTTTAATCAAGGATGAGCTGTGGTAAAGTTATAAAGAAAGAACCACAAAGAAGAACCACaagaccacaaaaaaaaaaaaagcacaacagTTTTTAACTGATTTTTAGCCTGGCACATACCTAACATCCTACAGGCAGGGTTGTCGCTAGTGGAGTGAAAGGTGGTGACGTTTATAGGGGCCCACGGCTGAGAGGAGGGGCCCCCCGGAGATCTTAACCGTCTGGCTGAGGTCAGCCTAAAAAGACGCTCAAGACGATTCGCCACGAAAGCTTATCATTCGCACGTTTTTTTAAGCCTTGATAATTTAAACATTCAAAAGAGTTTAAAGCATTAAAACACAATGCTGAAAAACTCAACAGAGCACTTTCGCGCCATGTCAGAttatgtcttaagtgaacgtGAAGAGTTGAGAAAGAAATCAGATGAGCATCATTACATTGGATGCATTGTTTCTTCAAGTGACCGTGCCTAATTTACTAGCTGCTGTCAGTGTCCTTAACGTTAATCCAAGAAAATCAAAAAGAAATAATCACTCCCTGCTCTTGAGTGAATTACtttgtcgttttaacaagaattCATCTAGcctatatttaatttatacagaGAAGACTATGCAATGCCATTTTAGATAATTATTCGGACACCTACAAACTTGAAAAAACTTAAACATTGTGTAAAtggcacaaataaataaatagaacaaaCTTACAAATTAAACAATTTCAAGCGGGGCCATGGGTACAACCTGCACCGGGGCCCCGCAAACCCCATACAGCCCTGCCTACGGATGCAAAAGTGAGCTGGCATGTTTCTCTGACTCATTTTAGATTTCTGTGGGCAGAATTCTGGGGTTTTTCAGGCGGGGCagtcttaaaaaatattttaccacAGAAAAGTTGGTTAGTGCTTTTAATATCTCTATAAAATTTTTACAaattagttcttttttttttttaaattgggaaAATATGATATAGAAAAAATGATTTGCAGGCCTAAAAACTGCATCGATGAAACCTTAGAAGGACTCAGTGAAAACTTGCAAGCTGTGAATACCAAATCGGAAGGGCGTTTCGACACATTTAGTGCACACAACTATATTTAGTAAACAAATGTCATTTAATCTTGAAATGAGGGTTGATATGAAAAGCAAATGCCattgtttaaatatttgaaaCCCCTGGACAATATTTGACAGTACTTttagaagaaaagaagaaaaCTTTTATTTGAAAATCCACacttttaaatgaaaaaattCAGTTACCTGTTGACCCAGCTGTACAGATCATTGTATACTTTTTTATGCTTAGAGAGCTCATCATAATGCATGCAGATATTACAGAATCTCTCTCTCCAGTCTGTGTACATTCTAACATCATAATAATTGTGCCATCTAAAATAAGATTCATAGCGGTTTCTATCAGCAGCCACTTGATTTAAGAAAGTAGCCAGTGCCTTAATGTTGCTGAAGTCATTAACATGGATGAATGACTCTGGTGGAATTGATAGTTCATAAATGTTTCTGGGTGGGCCGAGCACCACTGGCACGCTTCCTGCCTGAAGGGAGTTCCGCCACAGCTTCTCCGTGATGTAGTCTGTGGATATTGAGTTTTCAAAGGCAAGGTAGAAGTAACATCGAGATATTGTGGAAAGCAGCTTTTTGTTTGAGAGCGACCGCTTGGACCACAGTCCGTAAACTTCAATTAGTTTTGATGGAATGTGTTTCTTCAGCTGCTGGAAAACTAGAGAGCGACTCTGATTGGCTTTGTATTTGCTGACCACCCAGCAAACTAGGCAGTCGCTCTTCTTTGGAATGATGTAAGTGCCATTAGTCCTTTTAGAAACAAGCTCTCCGTATGGCATGAAGATGTCAGCGTCACGGCGATAACTCATCGTCCAGTTGAACAAGCCGTTGTAGTTGCTAAGTTTGTGGTTGTTCACTGGAGGTTCCAGTGATAACCAAAGCCACTTTTGCAGTGGTGGACGTGTAAGGTGGACAGGCAGCTTGGAGTGGCCAGTCCAGAGCTCATAGTGGTGGAAGACTACAACATCTGCTTGATCGAAAAGGGATCGGTTGTCCTCCAGAAAGCATCTAGGGATTTCATATTTATCCATACAGACATCTCTCTCCAGTTTGTAGCGAACTCCGAAAGGCCAGTGCCATAGGAGGATGGTAATGTTGTACTCTGGGCTTTTAGGTCCGCTGGTCTCAATATGACTCAAGAGTAGCATGTTTTTACCCCAGGATAAGAAATTGTAGAGAAGTACAAAGCCAAACAGACAGAAGAGGGCACGGATATGTTTTTTCACTAATTGCATGGCACAGATACTGTAAAGACAAAGTGGTGAGGTGGACACAGtggggttattatagttaactaaaactaaaatcatgaaaaacatatTCATGTTTCATTTgagtgaaacaaaacaaaatattagaGCTGTGCAATGaataatcgcattcaaaataaaagttatgtatataataaatgtttgtttactTTGTATATgtgaatacacacacatgcatgtatatatttaagaaaaatatgttatgtttatatattaaatatatttatatataatataaatatttcaaaatatacagaacacacacatattataaacaaaaacgtttattttagatgtgattaatcgcaattcaTCATTTGAACAGcactataaaatataaaaaacttccATAAATCTATACTTATTATCTTAATTAATTTAGGGTAGTTGCCAAGTAAGcctaaatgttttttaattaactTTAAGTACTAggctaaaataaaaactaaaactctaactaaatttaaaatctaaaaagaCAGATCTCGGGCAGATTAAAATCAGTTTGGTCTCTTCCTTTTAACAGAAGTCACTAAAAGCTAATGATATGATGGTGTGAACATTTCATCAACACTTAGCTTTTTAGTCATAACTTTGCATGGGTTAGTTTTCATAAACACTGCATAAATATTAAAGCAGGTTGGAATCAATATAGCACACaatgcttttttacattttaacaccctttttttctaaaacattCACTGTAAAGATCAACTCATGTCTATCAAaatgtatctaaaaaatatatttctctttATTATTATGGTGATTTTTGTAAAAGTGTTTTCTAAAACATTAACAGGTACAATCAAATCATGTACTTGCCTAAAGTTTCGAGTCCAGGAACAACATGAAAATGAAGTAAGCGACGTGTTCCCATGAAAGCAAAGTGACACTGCTTACAAGGTAAATGACATATCCACTCATAGTGTCACTGCTTAGTGGGTAACATATAAACCAAGAGTGTGTATCCGGTTTTGCCCCGCCTGTTGGCAGACAAATgcgcaatgcaaaaaaaaaaaaaaaatggacacatGAAATCAGCTCTGTTGCAAAGATTCACTCTGCACATGTGTAAAAGCCACACCTCAATCAGTACAGAGCTAGCAAGATTGCCTCAGTAAAATTACACAAAACTATGTGCTTATAGTGGACTACATGTGCTTCAGAAAATATCTTACAGATGATACTAGCAggaatttaaaataaaaggcTTTAAGACCTTATTTTAAAAGTTAATATATCTTTATATTGTGCAATATAGACTGTATAGTTTccatttccatttaaaaaaaacattataaataaagAACTGAGCATCTGTGATTCACCAAGTTGGCAGTTCAAATCATTTGTGCCGCCTTCGTTGTCATAGTGAGAGTTTTTGGTGGGTGGGAGAAAAGATTTTGAAATTGCacctttttctttttccttttcctGTTGTGGACTGGTGTTGGAGGGAGAGCAAAAACCACAACCTGCTCTCCAATCCGCACTTGACTTTTAAAATGCTGTGTA
Protein-coding regions in this window:
- the LOC141334850 gene encoding alpha-(1,3)-fucosyltransferase 7 encodes the protein MQLVKKHIRALFCLFGFVLLYNFLSWGKNMLLLSHIETSGPKSPEYNITILLWHWPFGVRYKLERDVCMDKYEIPRCFLEDNRSLFDQADVVVFHHYELWTGHSKLPVHLTRPPLQKWLWLSLEPPVNNHKLSNYNGLFNWTMSYRRDADIFMPYGELVSKRTNGTYIIPKKSDCLVCWVVSKYKANQSRSLVFQQLKKHIPSKLIEVYGLWSKRSLSNKKLLSTISRCYFYLAFENSISTDYITEKLWRNSLQAGSVPVVLGPPRNIYELSIPPESFIHVNDFSNIKALATFLNQVAADRNRYESYFRWHNYYDVRMYTDWRERFCNICMHYDELSKHKKVYNDLYSWVNR